A stretch of Christensenellaceae bacterium DNA encodes these proteins:
- a CDS encoding carbohydrate kinase has protein sequence MKEYVLGIDMGTSSVKVGLFDLKGEPIAFADETYPLYTPRSGWAEQKAEDWWNAICAATRALMEKSGADPASIIGMSVDTTCCTVLMADEHMNILRPAIMWMDVRASRQAKAITRTGNPALKINGNGTGNVSAESMPAKALWLKENERELYNKAKYVFECVDWLTHKLTGELTASIDTTAPRWYYDRPGGGWPVSFYEEIGLGDLLDKFPKDVLDMGVQVGKLKKEAADDLGLAAGIPVGEGGADAFVGMIGLNVVRPGSIAMITGTSHLLLGLTEKEMHSKGMWGSYPDAVIAGLQMIEGGQTSTGAVVNWFKTNFCANIEQEAKRGGKSVYDLLNEGAQKLPIGADGLLALDYFQGNRTPYADPDVRGMFYGLSLGHTPYHLYRAIIESICYGTEAIMQTFREGGMRPEGIYISGGAVKSAFWTQAHADVCNLPILIPKVTEAPCLGSAILGAVACGAYGSIQEAAKNMVAVKGRVEPDQGRHEEYRFYYQKYMEAYQSSKDWMHEVTTHALK, from the coding sequence ATGAAAGAATATGTACTGGGAATCGATATGGGAACGAGCAGCGTAAAGGTTGGACTGTTCGACCTCAAAGGAGAGCCCATCGCTTTTGCGGACGAAACGTATCCGCTGTATACGCCGAGGTCGGGCTGGGCGGAGCAAAAGGCGGAGGATTGGTGGAACGCGATCTGCGCGGCCACGCGCGCTCTCATGGAAAAGAGCGGCGCCGATCCGGCGTCGATCATCGGGATGAGCGTGGATACCACGTGCTGCACGGTGCTGATGGCGGACGAACATATGAATATCCTGCGACCGGCAATCATGTGGATGGACGTGCGCGCTTCAAGGCAGGCTAAGGCGATCACGCGGACGGGGAATCCGGCGCTCAAAATAAACGGCAACGGAACGGGCAATGTATCGGCGGAATCCATGCCGGCAAAGGCGCTGTGGCTGAAAGAAAATGAAAGGGAGCTGTATAACAAGGCGAAATACGTATTCGAATGCGTGGACTGGCTGACGCATAAGCTGACGGGAGAGCTGACGGCGAGTATCGATACTACGGCGCCGCGCTGGTATTACGACCGCCCAGGCGGCGGCTGGCCGGTATCGTTTTATGAGGAGATCGGCCTTGGCGACCTGCTTGACAAGTTTCCTAAGGACGTGCTCGATATGGGCGTACAGGTGGGCAAACTGAAAAAGGAAGCGGCGGACGACCTGGGACTTGCGGCAGGGATACCCGTAGGCGAGGGAGGCGCGGACGCGTTTGTGGGCATGATCGGTTTAAACGTGGTTCGGCCGGGCAGCATTGCGATGATCACGGGCACGTCGCACCTGCTCCTTGGACTGACGGAAAAAGAGATGCACAGCAAGGGAATGTGGGGGTCGTATCCGGACGCGGTGATTGCGGGGCTGCAGATGATCGAGGGAGGCCAGACTTCGACGGGAGCGGTCGTCAATTGGTTTAAGACAAATTTCTGCGCCAATATTGAACAGGAGGCAAAGCGCGGGGGAAAAAGCGTCTATGACCTTTTAAACGAGGGGGCGCAAAAGCTGCCCATCGGCGCGGACGGCCTGCTGGCGCTCGATTATTTCCAGGGCAACCGCACGCCGTACGCCGATCCCGACGTACGGGGCATGTTTTACGGGCTGTCCTTAGGGCATACGCCGTATCACCTGTACCGGGCGATCATCGAGTCGATCTGCTATGGTACGGAGGCGATCATGCAGACTTTCCGCGAGGGAGGTATGCGTCCGGAGGGAATCTATATATCCGGCGGCGCTGTGAAAAGCGCGTTTTGGACGCAGGCGCACGCGGATGTGTGCAATTTGCCGATCCTGATCCCCAAGGTGACGGAAGCGCCGTGCCTGGGATCGGCGATCCTCGGCGCGGTGGCGTGCGGAGCGTACGGAAGTATCCAGGAGGCGGCGAAAAACATGGTCGCGGTCAAAGGGCGGGTCGAGCCGGACCAGGGCAGGCACGAGGAATACCGTTTTTACTATCAGAAATACATGGAAGCATACCAGTCGTCTAAGGATTGGATGCATGAGGTTACGACGCATGCCCTGAAATAA
- the aspC gene encoding aminotransferase gives MQLSEKALAISPSLTLKITAMAKDMKKRGLDVVGFGAGEPDFDTPQHIKDAAIEGLKIGMTKYTPASGTIELKKAVCADLKKHGLHYDPTQIVISNGAKHSLFNVFQAILNPGDEVIIIQPYWLTYPELVKMAGGVPVYVDAKECDNFEPLKENIQAAVTPKTKAIIVNNPSNPCGCIYSQETLEMIAGIAKKHDFFIISDEIYDELVYDGNKHASIAAVSEDAYQRTILVNGLSKTYAMTGWRIGYTASSAEIAKIMGSYQSHATSNPCSIAQFAGIAALTGPRDEIVAMREEFDARRKLMVKLINDIDGLSCVTPMGAFYVMLNISGVKGRSLDGKKIESSLDFSEMLLEKKLTAVIPGAAFGADDFVRLSYAVSRENIEKGIGRIAEFVAMLD, from the coding sequence ATGCAACTTTCTGAAAAAGCACTTGCAATTTCACCATCGCTTACATTGAAAATTACAGCTATGGCGAAAGATATGAAAAAACGGGGACTGGATGTGGTCGGGTTTGGCGCGGGCGAACCGGATTTCGATACGCCGCAGCATATTAAGGACGCGGCCATTGAGGGCCTTAAAATCGGTATGACAAAATATACGCCGGCATCCGGTACCATAGAACTGAAAAAAGCGGTATGCGCCGACCTGAAAAAGCATGGGCTTCATTACGACCCGACGCAGATCGTGATCTCCAATGGTGCGAAGCATTCGCTTTTCAATGTGTTTCAGGCAATCCTCAATCCGGGAGACGAGGTAATCATTATACAGCCGTACTGGCTTACCTATCCGGAGCTTGTGAAAATGGCGGGCGGCGTACCCGTATATGTGGACGCGAAAGAATGCGACAATTTCGAACCCCTGAAAGAAAATATCCAGGCGGCTGTTACGCCTAAAACGAAAGCGATTATTGTCAACAATCCGTCCAATCCGTGCGGCTGTATTTATTCGCAGGAGACGCTGGAGATGATTGCCGGCATTGCGAAAAAACATGATTTCTTTATCATCTCGGACGAGATTTATGACGAACTGGTATATGACGGCAACAAACATGCGAGTATTGCCGCTGTCAGCGAAGATGCATATCAGCGCACGATTCTTGTGAACGGCCTTTCCAAGACCTATGCAATGACGGGGTGGCGCATCGGGTACACGGCGAGCAGCGCGGAGATTGCGAAGATTATGGGCAGCTACCAGAGTCATGCGACTTCCAATCCATGTTCGATTGCGCAGTTTGCGGGAATTGCGGCGCTGACGGGACCGAGAGACGAAATCGTGGCTATGCGCGAGGAATTCGACGCTCGCCGCAAGCTGATGGTGAAGCTGATTAACGATATTGACGGTCTTTCCTGCGTTACGCCGATGGGCGCGTTTTATGTAATGCTCAATATTTCGGGCGTCAAGGGGCGCAGCCTGGACGGGAAAAAGATCGAAAGCTCGCTTGATTTTTCCGAGATGCTGCTGGAGAAAAAGCTGACGGCGGTCATTCCGGGCGCGGCTTTCGGCGCAGATGATTTTGTCCGCCTGTCTTACGCGGTATCGCGCGAGAATATAGAGAAAGGCATTGGACGCATCGCGGAATTTGTGGCGATGCTGGACTGA
- the rpe_2 gene encoding ribulose-phosphate 3-epimerase, whose translation MHKVAATILTCNNAFLGQAVLAAQRGGADQLHVDIIDGKYASNFSFGPKTIADLKEIVHIPIEVHFELYDPQYYIDMFAQAGADMITVQTDGCACPIQAVKRIKSLGLKAGMGLKPTERVESIEYIAHHLDYLIMMSVEPGFGGQKLEESIYSKIRQAKKMFEGQGLNIPIYVDGSVNRQTAPKLLESGADVLIIGSSVFSSNSVTDEEIEQGIRYYRSL comes from the coding sequence ATGCATAAGGTAGCAGCAACGATACTTACTTGTAACAATGCTTTTTTGGGGCAGGCGGTTCTGGCGGCGCAGCGAGGCGGCGCGGACCAGCTGCATGTGGATATTATCGACGGGAAATACGCATCCAATTTTTCGTTTGGACCAAAGACGATAGCGGATTTAAAGGAAATCGTGCACATCCCGATCGAGGTGCACTTCGAGCTTTATGATCCGCAATATTATATCGATATGTTCGCGCAGGCGGGAGCGGATATGATCACCGTGCAAACGGACGGCTGCGCATGCCCGATCCAGGCGGTAAAGCGAATCAAAAGCCTGGGCCTTAAGGCGGGCATGGGCTTAAAGCCGACGGAGCGCGTGGAAAGTATCGAATACATCGCGCATCATCTCGATTACCTGATCATGATGAGCGTGGAACCGGGCTTTGGCGGGCAAAAGCTGGAGGAATCCATTTACAGCAAGATTCGCCAGGCTAAGAAAATGTTCGAGGGACAGGGCCTTAATATTCCGATCTATGTGGACGGCAGCGTCAACAGGCAGACGGCGCCGAAACTGCTGGAAAGCGGAGCGGACGTGCTCATTATCGGGTCTTCCGTGTTTTCCAGCAACAGCGTAACGGACGAGGAGATCGAGCAGGGCATACGGTATTACCGGAGCCTTTAA
- a CDS encoding sugar-binding protein: MDPKLDIGSIDLGTGKKANQYEQMIRIAKMYYMEDMSQQKIAEKVNMSRSNISRILKSCKRLGIVEVRIHEASLRSFEVKKKLMSRFGIETVIITPRVADSEISSDNVGVAAARYVEGLLEDNMSVGIGWGASVYKMVNSFTPVVLNNVKILQMMGGTRIREVYKDGVKLTTDLAEKTGGTPYILNAPLLVNTRKVRNLLVEEGGIKDQLEMAKQADMAVITLGTNQPDKNTLVWANFITPEQSRELYDAGLYSHILGQHIDIRGKLAKNEFNDRVVGINANDFKQIPIRIGIAVGEQKVLAIVSALMGGYLSALITDEPTAFEVEEYAAREGLYKPF, encoded by the coding sequence ATGGATCCGAAACTGGACATTGGAAGCATCGACCTGGGAACAGGAAAAAAGGCGAACCAGTATGAGCAAATGATACGCATCGCCAAGATGTATTATATGGAAGATATGTCGCAGCAGAAGATCGCGGAAAAGGTAAACATGTCGCGGTCCAATATCTCGCGTATCTTAAAGTCGTGCAAGCGGCTGGGGATTGTCGAGGTACGCATACACGAAGCGTCGCTGCGTTCGTTCGAGGTCAAGAAAAAACTGATGAGCCGTTTTGGTATCGAAACGGTTATCATTACGCCGCGCGTAGCGGACAGCGAGATCAGCTCGGATAACGTCGGGGTGGCCGCCGCGCGGTACGTGGAGGGCCTGCTGGAAGACAACATGAGCGTGGGCATCGGCTGGGGAGCCAGCGTTTATAAGATGGTCAACTCCTTTACTCCGGTGGTGCTTAATAATGTAAAGATTTTGCAGATGATGGGCGGAACGCGCATCCGCGAGGTCTATAAGGACGGCGTTAAGCTCACCACCGATCTGGCCGAAAAAACGGGCGGCACGCCGTACATTTTAAATGCGCCGCTGCTGGTAAATACGCGCAAGGTACGTAACCTTTTGGTGGAGGAAGGCGGGATCAAGGACCAGCTCGAGATGGCCAAGCAGGCGGATATGGCGGTGATTACGCTGGGCACCAACCAGCCGGATAAAAACACGCTGGTATGGGCGAACTTTATAACGCCCGAGCAGTCGCGGGAACTATATGACGCGGGGCTTTATTCGCATATTTTAGGCCAGCACATCGACATTCGCGGAAAGCTGGCTAAAAATGAATTCAACGACCGCGTGGTGGGAATCAACGCCAACGACTTCAAGCAGATACCGATCCGTATCGGTATCGCGGTGGGAGAACAAAAAGTGCTGGCCATTGTTTCGGCATTGATGGGCGGATATTTAAGCGCCCTGATCACGGATGAGCCGACGGCGTTCGAGGTGGAAGAATACGCGGCGAGGGAAGGACTCTATAAGCCGTTTTGA
- a CDS encoding HMGL-related enzyme: protein MIKERYKRTNLLQENDYNYTLQDVSEANLFEDMFDYDQVPKITFNHRTVPMHFPEEIWITDTTFRDGQQARTPFSVKEVVDLYKMLHKLSGPKGIIRQSEFFVYTEKDRKALEECMALGYEFPEITTWIRANKKDFALAKDMGIRETGILVSCSDYHIFNKMGMTRGQALDKYLGVVKDALDMGIVPRCHFEDITRADFYGFVVPFARALMELREQTGIPIKIRMCDTLGYGVTYPGASLPRSVQGIVYGLRFYANVPSALLEWHGHNDFYKVVCNASTAWLYGASSVNCSMLGIGERTGNCPIEAMAIEYVQLKGTQDGMDLRAITEIADYFEKELKYDINPRTPFVGRNFNSTRAGIHADGLLKDEQIYNIFNTDKILGRPVAVVIGEHSGLAGIAHWVNAHFKLDGDQKIDKKSALVQKIKDEVDRQYAEGRTTSFGDNELEMIVKDADYKAYAALCAHRADI, encoded by the coding sequence ATGATAAAAGAGAGATATAAGCGCACTAATCTCCTGCAGGAAAACGACTATAACTATACCCTGCAGGATGTGAGCGAGGCGAATTTATTCGAGGATATGTTCGACTACGACCAGGTGCCGAAAATTACCTTTAACCACAGGACGGTGCCTATGCACTTTCCGGAGGAAATCTGGATCACGGATACTACTTTCCGCGACGGGCAGCAGGCGCGTACGCCGTTCTCGGTAAAAGAGGTCGTGGACCTTTATAAGATGTTGCACAAGCTTTCAGGTCCCAAAGGAATCATCCGCCAGAGTGAGTTTTTCGTATATACGGAAAAGGACCGTAAGGCGCTTGAGGAATGTATGGCGCTCGGCTATGAGTTTCCGGAGATTACGACGTGGATTCGCGCCAACAAAAAAGATTTTGCCCTGGCAAAAGATATGGGCATCCGCGAGACGGGCATCCTCGTTTCCTGTTCGGACTACCATATTTTCAATAAGATGGGCATGACGCGGGGGCAGGCGCTGGATAAATATCTGGGCGTGGTCAAGGACGCGCTTGACATGGGCATCGTGCCGCGCTGCCATTTTGAAGATATTACGCGGGCTGATTTTTATGGCTTTGTCGTGCCGTTTGCGCGGGCGTTGATGGAGCTTCGAGAACAAACGGGTATTCCTATCAAGATCAGGATGTGCGATACGCTTGGTTACGGCGTGACCTATCCGGGCGCGTCGCTTCCCAGAAGCGTACAGGGTATCGTTTATGGACTGCGGTTTTACGCGAACGTTCCATCCGCGTTATTGGAATGGCACGGGCACAACGATTTTTATAAGGTCGTATGCAACGCCTCTACGGCATGGCTATACGGCGCGTCGTCCGTCAACTGCTCGATGCTTGGTATCGGTGAGAGGACGGGGAACTGCCCGATTGAGGCGATGGCGATCGAGTATGTGCAGCTTAAGGGAACGCAGGACGGTATGGACCTGCGGGCGATTACCGAAATCGCGGATTATTTTGAAAAAGAGCTGAAATACGACATCAACCCGCGCACGCCGTTTGTGGGCAGGAACTTCAACTCCACGCGCGCGGGTATCCACGCGGACGGGCTTTTGAAAGATGAGCAGATTTATAATATTTTCAATACGGATAAGATCCTCGGCCGTCCGGTTGCGGTCGTAATCGGAGAGCATTCCGGTCTCGCGGGGATCGCCCACTGGGTAAACGCGCATTTTAAGCTTGACGGGGACCAGAAGATCGACAAGAAATCGGCGCTGGTACAAAAGATCAAGGACGAGGTCGACAGGCAGTACGCGGAAGGGCGCACGACGTCGTTTGGCGATAACGAACTTGAGATGATCGTCAAGGACGCGGACTACAAGGCGTATGCGGCGCTGTGCGCGCACAGGGCGGACATCTGA
- the acoA_2 gene encoding acetoin:2,6-dichlorophenolindophenol oxidoreductase subunit alpha codes for MELTKEQMRKIYYQMFSSRTFEERVNEMFMKGLIHGTTHLAVGEEATAAGGINALNPDDYIMSCHRGHAHCIAKGADVKRMMCELLGKKEGFCKGLGGSMHIVDISVGNFGANGVIGPAIPMATGVALAIKKDKSSKVILDYFGDGTSNSGLFHEALNMAALWKLPIIYMCENNLYGMSTPVENSVSVKDIATRAKAYGIPGVIVDGTDVLAVMDVVKEAADRARRGEGPTLIEAKTYRYLGHSKSDKRAYRTREEEAEWKAKDPIVSFGKYMMENGFTQQDIDELRAQVEQECEEAVEYAQAAETITLEEAKKLVFA; via the coding sequence ATGGAATTAACAAAAGAACAAATGAGGAAAATCTACTATCAGATGTTCAGTTCCCGAACGTTTGAGGAACGCGTAAACGAAATGTTTATGAAGGGCCTTATCCACGGGACGACGCACCTTGCGGTCGGTGAGGAAGCGACGGCCGCCGGCGGCATCAACGCGCTGAATCCGGACGATTACATCATGAGCTGCCACAGGGGACACGCGCACTGTATCGCAAAGGGCGCGGATGTTAAACGCATGATGTGCGAGCTGCTGGGTAAAAAAGAGGGGTTCTGCAAGGGCCTTGGCGGCAGCATGCATATCGTTGATATTTCCGTGGGCAACTTCGGTGCGAACGGCGTTATCGGGCCTGCGATCCCGATGGCGACAGGCGTAGCTCTGGCAATCAAAAAGGACAAGAGCAGCAAGGTAATCCTCGACTACTTCGGAGACGGCACCTCCAACTCCGGTTTGTTCCATGAAGCACTCAACATGGCGGCGCTTTGGAAGCTGCCGATCATATATATGTGTGAAAACAACCTGTATGGCATGTCTACGCCGGTTGAAAACAGCGTATCCGTAAAGGACATCGCAACCAGGGCGAAAGCTTACGGCATTCCGGGCGTGATCGTTGACGGAACGGATGTTCTGGCGGTCATGGACGTGGTTAAGGAAGCGGCCGACCGCGCGCGCCGCGGCGAGGGGCCGACGCTTATCGAAGCAAAAACCTACCGTTATTTAGGACACTCCAAGAGCGACAAGCGCGCATACCGTACACGCGAGGAAGAAGCGGAGTGGAAAGCAAAAGACCCGATCGTTTCCTTTGGCAAGTACATGATGGAAAACGGCTTTACACAGCAGGACATCGACGAGCTGCGCGCTCAGGTTGAGCAGGAATGTGAAGAGGCTGTCGAATATGCGCAGGCTGCGGAAACGATCACTCTTGAAGAAGCAAAAAAACTTGTTTTTGCATAA
- a CDS encoding hypothetical protein (frameshifted, insertion at around 578835), whose translation MQELIRAKELMNYERPSEDELRHRLSEEQYYVLCENGTEHPYTSEYWEKEDDGIYVDAATGQPLFTSFDKFPSECGWPSFSEPISKECVVTQRDLSHGMVRTEVRSASGDFHLGHVFDDGPKERGGMRYCINGAAIRFIPEEDMEVEGYSYLLPYYKKRKQESAK comes from the coding sequence ATGCAGGAACTTATCAGGGCGAAAGAGCTCATGAATTACGAAAGACCGTCGGAGGATGAGCTGAGGCACAGATTAAGCGAGGAACAGTATTACGTGTTATGCGAAAACGGTACGGAACATCCATATACAAGCGAATACTGGGAGAAAGAGGATGATGGCATCTATGTGGACGCCGCTACGGGTCAGCCGCTCTTCACCTCATTTGACAAGTTTCCGTCGGAATGCGGATGGCCGAGTTTTTCTGAGCCGATCAGTAAGGAATGTGTGGTCACGCAAAGGGATCTTTCACACGGGATGGTGCGCACAGAGGTCAGGAGCGCAAGCGGGGATTTCCATTTGGGCCATGTGTTTGACGACGGACCAAAGGAGCGCGGCGGCATGCGTTACTGCATCAATGGCGCGGCAATCCGCTTTATACCGGAAGAGGATATGGAAGTGGAAGGGTACTCGTACTTGCTTCCTTATTATAAAAAGCGCAAGCAGGAAAGCGCAAAATAA
- a CDS encoding FUSC family protein, with product MSLHLKNACSDFRKKFTAALPVIVFFLLLFYTIVFFFGTQYALVVSFTTAAFKVKFQKRHTARSLCGLFLVQMALCILAFFATLNLFLCILLNMIVPFILIYLQTTQFNQKGYFTNAMAFVFLQLRPVGWNGFLPMLGAMVYAVLFLLAGLAIYALFHKKRQNDTQARKGLSILSEEFAMMAAGRCDLSLQKDMVSLQAALNRMAYASRDFSYVVRGEGKVHYMFALLFQRAVYFITDFSQSPSENCTQDAHRLEILSVFLNTVQKNMNTKDNTSLIHLADTLAEETDGLSERFAVFMRNFMHLLALALEAMAQSSPPAEWKLPAHARPLLGLRRRLRLDTFEVRFALRLCLVSTISFAVCRITQSEHAYWLPLNAFLLLQPMYEESAYRMKTRTIGTLIGCGIAFLILPLLSGTLGHMLFATVMVTFMYCSTPGTWVQPIFATSFALSLASLTISGQSAIELRLFYLALAVALVFIVNRFFFPTSQKGQFFYNVRELFHIQHSYLSMLRIATRRLIDYGVVSDALISFHLHCDEVRKYLSTPTQPLLTAPYEKMLALMWRMTAEAEQLIFYVQNERLSPLERAGIEHFAVRMSEALFGPRDHALSGPPVQTKDTFSEVSAPYAVHLIQRYEENLVALSALRNKLAQPPSS from the coding sequence ATGAGCCTGCATCTTAAAAACGCATGTTCGGATTTCCGGAAAAAATTCACGGCCGCCTTGCCGGTTATCGTGTTTTTTCTGCTGCTGTTCTATACCATCGTATTTTTCTTCGGTACGCAATATGCCCTGGTCGTTTCTTTCACCACTGCGGCCTTTAAAGTGAAATTCCAAAAAAGGCATACGGCCCGTTCCTTATGCGGCCTGTTTCTGGTACAAATGGCGCTGTGCATTTTGGCGTTTTTTGCAACATTGAATCTTTTTCTTTGCATATTGCTCAATATGATCGTTCCTTTTATCCTCATTTACCTGCAAACCACGCAGTTCAACCAAAAAGGTTATTTTACCAATGCGATGGCCTTTGTGTTTTTGCAGCTTCGGCCTGTCGGCTGGAATGGTTTCCTGCCCATGCTTGGCGCCATGGTATACGCCGTCCTGTTTCTTCTCGCCGGACTTGCCATTTATGCGCTGTTTCACAAAAAACGCCAGAACGATACGCAGGCGCGCAAAGGACTGTCCATTCTTTCTGAAGAGTTCGCTATGATGGCGGCCGGACGCTGCGACCTGTCGCTGCAAAAGGACATGGTCAGTCTGCAAGCCGCTTTAAACCGCATGGCCTATGCCAGCCGCGATTTTTCCTATGTCGTGCGCGGAGAGGGCAAGGTTCATTATATGTTCGCGCTTCTCTTCCAGCGCGCCGTTTATTTTATCACCGATTTTTCACAGTCTCCGTCCGAAAACTGCACGCAGGATGCGCACCGTCTGGAGATATTGTCCGTCTTTCTTAATACTGTGCAAAAAAACATGAATACCAAAGACAATACAAGCCTGATTCATCTTGCCGACACTCTCGCGGAGGAAACGGATGGACTGAGCGAACGTTTTGCTGTGTTCATGCGCAATTTCATGCACCTGCTCGCGCTTGCGCTGGAGGCTATGGCGCAAAGCTCCCCGCCTGCCGAATGGAAGCTCCCCGCTCACGCGCGCCCTCTGCTCGGCCTGCGGCGCCGCCTGCGTCTCGATACGTTCGAGGTGCGTTTCGCGCTGCGGCTGTGCCTCGTCTCCACCATCAGCTTCGCCGTATGCCGGATCACGCAAAGTGAACATGCCTATTGGCTTCCGCTCAACGCTTTTCTGCTGTTGCAACCCATGTACGAGGAAAGCGCCTACCGCATGAAAACACGCACGATCGGAACGCTCATCGGCTGCGGAATCGCCTTTCTCATATTGCCGCTCCTGTCCGGCACGCTCGGCCATATGCTGTTCGCGACCGTCATGGTCACTTTCATGTACTGTTCCACTCCTGGCACATGGGTCCAGCCGATTTTCGCGACAAGTTTCGCCCTCTCCCTCGCTTCCCTTACCATAAGCGGGCAGTCGGCTATCGAGCTGCGCCTTTTCTACCTCGCGCTGGCCGTCGCGCTGGTATTCATCGTCAACCGCTTTTTCTTTCCCACCAGTCAAAAAGGCCAGTTTTTCTATAACGTCAGGGAACTGTTCCATATCCAGCATTCCTATCTTTCCATGCTGCGTATCGCTACGCGCCGCCTGATCGATTACGGCGTGGTCAGCGACGCACTCATCTCTTTTCATTTGCATTGCGACGAGGTTCGCAAATATTTAAGCACGCCCACACAGCCGCTTCTTACCGCTCCTTACGAAAAAATGCTTGCTCTCATGTGGCGTATGACGGCCGAAGCGGAACAGTTGATCTTTTATGTACAGAACGAACGCCTATCCCCTTTGGAGCGTGCTGGGATCGAACATTTTGCCGTTCGTATGTCGGAAGCCCTCTTCGGCCCGCGGGATCATGCGCTATCCGGCCCGCCTGTGCAAACCAAAGATACTTTTTCGGAGGTTTCCGCGCCTTATGCTGTCCATCTGATACAGCGTTACGAGGAAAACCTTGTCGCGCTTTCCGCCCTCAGAAATAAGCTTGCGCAGCCGCCCTCATCCTAA
- the msrA gene encoding peptide methionine sulfoxide reductase MsrA, which produces MKEIYLAGGCFWGLQKYFDCATGVLETQAGYANGTTENPNYVQVCCGGSGFAEVVRLRYDERKLSLRDVLNLFFYAIDPTTENRQGNDIGEQYRTGIYYMDEADAEEIRSYVRKEQEKYEDPIVTEVKPLKNYYTAEEYHQKYLDRNPRGYCHIGKEAFNYAGTYQGERAHELRKTVGG; this is translated from the coding sequence ATGAAAGAGATTTATCTTGCAGGGGGATGCTTCTGGGGATTGCAAAAATATTTTGATTGTGCGACAGGCGTACTGGAAACACAGGCGGGATATGCAAACGGAACGACGGAAAACCCTAACTATGTGCAGGTATGCTGCGGCGGAAGCGGATTTGCAGAAGTGGTTCGTCTGCGGTATGATGAACGGAAGCTTAGTTTGAGGGACGTTTTGAATTTGTTTTTTTATGCTATTGACCCGACGACAGAGAACAGGCAGGGGAACGATATAGGAGAACAGTACCGGACGGGCATCTATTATATGGATGAGGCGGACGCGGAGGAAATCCGTTCGTATGTCCGCAAGGAGCAGGAGAAATACGAGGATCCGATTGTAACGGAAGTCAAACCGCTGAAGAATTATTATACGGCGGAGGAATATCATCAGAAATATTTGGACAGAAACCCAAGAGGGTATTGCCATATCGGAAAGGAGGCGTTCAATTATGCAGGAACTTATCAGGGCGAAAGAGCTCATGAATTACGAAAGACCGTCGGAGGATGA